The following are encoded in a window of Fulvia fulva chromosome 7, complete sequence genomic DNA:
- a CDS encoding MFS-type transporter pynF, giving the protein MDNPPNHTARSGNAADDASPDTESRALEALQEDNSHSLPPHDRGKAAWKLLFAAFIFEALLWGFPLSFGVFQEYYSRLPQFQDNPFISVVGTAASGISYMAAPIAIPATKKYAKYRRYMIWVGCMLSALVAGSFASSLGTLILTQGVLYGTGFVIFYYPILSMVNEFWIDRRGFAYGILCSASGVSGAVMPFVLAAMLGEYGYATTLRAVAIALLVLTGPLIPLLRGRLPESTVVGASGRTDWSFLSGSLFWVYSISNIAMGLGYFFPALYLPSYASSNLMSATQGAALLSAMSVAQVFGQISFGYLSDRKMPISLLAALTTFTASVAVFTSWGLAHTFGLLLLFAIIYGFFAAGYTAMWGRMGTAVSSDPAASFAAFGLPNFGKGVGNVLAGPISGALISGATNVNGYGSSRYKAAVIFTGSCMLFSGIVATLDLMRPIGRAMKSVCA; this is encoded by the exons ATGGATAATCCTCCTAATCACACCGCAAGGAGCGGGAACGCAGCAGACGATGCGTCGCCGGACACAGAGTCTCGCGCCTTAGAAGCTCTGCAAGAGGACAACAGCCACTCCCTTCCACCTCACGATCGCGGCAAGGCGGCCTGGAAGCTCTTGTTCGCAGCATTCATATTCGAAGCGTTGCTTTGGG GCTTCCCTCTGTCCTTCGGCGTCTTCCAAGAGTACTACTCGCGACTGCCTCAGTTTCAAGATAACCCATTCATATCCGTGGTCGGCACCGCAGCTTCCGGCATTTCGTACATGGCAGCTCCGATCGCGATACCGGCCACGAAGAAGTATGCCAAGTATCGGCGATATATGATCTGGGTGGGCTGTATGTTGAGCG CTCTCGTAGCAGGATCTTTCGCATCCTCACTCGGCACTTTGATACTGACGCAAGGCGTTCTGTATGGTACCGGCTTCGTGATCTTCTACTACCCAATCTTGAGCATGGTGAACGAGTTCTGGATCGACCGCCGAGGTTTCGCATACGGCATCTTGTGCAGCGCTTCAGGTGTGTCTGGCGCAGTAATGCCCTTCGTTTTGGCTGCGATGCTAGGTGAATATGGCTACGCGACCACGCTGAGAGCAGTTGCGATTGCGCTTCTTGTGCTTACTGGGCCCTTGATACCATTGCTGAGAGGTCGCTTGCCAGAATCGACCGTCGTCGGCGCGAGCGGAAGAACAGACTGGTCATTCCTCAGTGGATCGCTCTTCTGGGTGTACAGCATTTCCAACATCGCGATGGGGCTTGGATACTTCTTCCCCGCGCTGTATTTGCCGTCATATGCCAGCTCGAATCTCATGAGCGCCACCCAGGGTGCCGCACTGCTTTCGGCGATGAGCGTTGCACAAGTCTTTGGCCAGATCAGCTTCGGATATCTTTCGGATCGCAAGATGCCCATCAGCTTGCTCGCTGCATTGACCACGTTCACAGCATCTGTGGCAGTTTTCACGAGCTGGGGCCTGGCGCATACTTTCGGGCTTCTCCTACTGTTTGCTATCATCTACGGCTTCTTCGCGGCTGGCTATACTGCCATGTGGGGCAGAATGGGTACTGCAGTCAGTAGTGATCCTGCAGCATCCTTTGCAGCCTTTGGTCTTCCCAACTTTGGCAAGGGTGTTGGCAATGTTCTTGCTGGGCCTATCAGCGGAGCTCTCATATCTGGCGCGACCAACGTGAATGGTTATGGTTCGTCAAGATACAAAGCCGCTGTGATCTTCACGGGATCATGCATGCTATTCAGCGGCATAGTCGCGACGCTTGACCTCATGAGGCCAATCGGAAGAGCCATGAAAAGCGTGTGTGCATAG
- a CDS encoding Phototropin, with protein MEAAVKSSNNSNRLFHKIGKRLRPTRSGELLSGVPTPTADDSPVSPALKDLPAYTPVPVPERKSSAKREATDPEQQTQPLVPRSDNPNDRPFRHNFSSQDADDISLGLSGFDDDLLRPASPVSPMGPRAAPGTAMTEDSVTLPHRGGYGVQHALFPRPTITPYPDSHNVIRQPTPVQEHQQPRGRTRNQALQPPAPVSKPPTPAPSSSSPKSSSAKDSMDESYQHLAPKVLSPPESIKDYAGPEKLGSAALAQLQVPSADKSDCLETELSYEDDPNSWDIIKPNQRSEQQWDKDLYSLEKRAEQLYSAEHLHLILEDADFHAKFAAFLHKYRPWRAPLLSYYLDACKALKALQYTNALTEMLAKRTTVYGNTFQPPITPPGTAANNQLKDAAQRAFDALLSEDLHWYIAHTYIGIVCSVMRSRVTGNLPAPLREASHGLAEVFCITDPTRRDNPIVLASPAFTRHSGCNMDYILGRNCRFMQGPGSTVDSCRRFAVSMEKGVDHSEIFVNYRRDGSPFLSLVMNALLTDSHGNIRYYLGAQVDVSGLLKNCTGLDSLTRLVEKQAVEARTGNDRRTGKSADEAMRQLSQMLNGNELDIVSEHGGLLQKDSKLRDIQEQKTATLQHANTGRLPSGPPRVLIADGSSSDESDREPEEPEIEQFPIPVERLDAGLPAPEINLSGVYKYYLLVRPAPSLRVLFASPTLRFPGVIQSHFLHRIGSSKMRNSLNGAFQEAKVITAKVKWLKSPKQDGDNETGDLHGPTETRWIHCTPLMHHTGAVGLWMIVVVMPSEKDEDHHHNLNSKASRGLNHQTSYQSESQSQSQSGQVRQDRVPSRMVSYQSEGSSSRRDGMKMR; from the exons ATGGAGGCCGCTGTGAAATCAAGCAATAACAGCAACAGGCTCTTCCACAAGATTGGCAAGCGTCTTCGTCCTACGAGATCCGGGGAGCTTCTATCTGGCGTTCCAACGCCCACAGCCGATGACAGTCCAGTTTCGCCCGCGCTGAAAGACTTACCAGCTTATACACCAGTGCCAGTTCCAGAAAGAAAATCAAGTGCTAAGCGGGAAGCCACGGACCCAGAACAGCAGACTCAACCGCTTGTTCCACGTTCAGATAATCCCAACGACAGGCCTTTCAGACACAACTTCAGCTCTCAAGACGCAGACGACATTTCACTGGGTCTGTCAGGCTTCGACGACGATCTACTGAGACCAGCGTCTCCCGTCTCGCCCATGGGTCCCCGCGCAGCGCCAGGCACTGCAATGACTGAAGATAGCGTCACACTTCCGCACAGGGGAGGTTATGGTGTTCAACACGCTCTTTTCCCTCGGCCAACTATCACCCCCTACCCGGACAGCCACAATGTTATCAGACAGCCCACGCCGGTGCAAGAACATCAACAGCCACGAGGACGAACCAGGAATCAAGCTCTACAGCCACCGGCACCGGTGTCAAAACCTCCAACCCCTgctccttcttcttcttctcccaAATCTTCGTCTGCCAAGGATTCAATGGACGAGTCTTATCAACACCTGGCGCCCAAAGTCCTCTCACCCCCAGAGTCGATCAAAGACTACGCAGGCCCCGAGAAACTGGGCTCTGCCGCCCTAGCACAGCTGCAGGTTCCTTCTGCAGATAAGAGTGACTGTCTCGAGACGGAGCTGAGTTACGAAGATGATCCCAACTCCTGGGACATCATCAAGCCCAATCAGAGATCTGAGCAGCAATGGGACAAAGATCTTTACTCTCTTGAGAAGCGCGCAGAGCAGTTGTACAGCGCAGAACATTTGCATCTGATACTTGAG GACGCCGATTTCCACGCCAAGTTTGCAGCATTCCTCCACAAATATCGACCGTGGAGAGCACCACTGCTGTCATACTATCTCGATGCCTGCAAAGCCTTGAAAGCACTCCAATACACCAATGCACTGACCGAAATGCTTGCGAAACGAACGACTGTATACGGCAACACATTCCAGCCACCGATCACACCTCCTGGTACCGCAGCCAACAACCAGCTCAAGGATGCAGCTCAGCGCGCTTTCGATGCACTTCTCAGCGAGGATCTTCACTGGTATATTGCACACACGTACATCGGCATAGTGTGCTCAGTCATGCGAAGTCGTGTCACCGGGAATCTTCCAGCGCCACTCCGCGAAGCAAGTCATGGCCTCGCAGAAGTGTTCTGTATCACTGATCCAACACGCAGGGACAACCCGATCGTGCTTGCTTCTCCAGCATTCACTCGTCACTCTGGCTGTAACATGGACTACATTCTTGGCCGAAATTGTCGATTCATGCAGGGTCCAGGATCAACAGTGGACTCGTGTCGACGTTTTGCGGTGTCGATGGAGAAAGGGGTTGATCACTCTGAGATCTTCGTGAACTATAGACGAGATGGCAGCCCGTTCTTGAGCTTGGTCATGAATGCACTGCTCACAGACAG CCATGGTAACATTCGATACTACCTCGGCGCCCAGGTCGACGTATCCGGCTTGTTGAAGAACTGCACCGGTCTAGACAGTCTGACCCGACTAGTTGAGAAACAAGCCGTCGAAGCTCGCACAGGCAACGACCGACGTACCGGTAAAAGCGCAGATGAAGCCATGAGGCAATTAAGCCAGATGCTCAACGGTAATGAACTTGACATCGTCAGCGAGCATGGTGGGCTTTTGCAGAAAGACAGCAAGCTGCGTGACATCCAGGAGCAGAAGACCGCCACCCTCCAGCACGCAAACACTGGCAGACTGCCAAGCGGACCGCCTCGTGTGCTCATCGCCGACGGCTCATCCTCTGATGAGTCGGACCGCGAACCCGAGGAGCCTGAGATTGAGCAGTTCCCGATACCCGTGGAGCGTCTTGACGCAGGCCTTCCTGCACCTGAAATTAACCTCTCAGGCGTGTACAAATAC TACCTCCTCGTCCGCCCAGCACCATCCCTCCGCGTCCTCTTCGCATCCCCAACCCTCCGCTTCCCTGGCGTAATCCAATCCCACTTCCTGCACCGCATCGGCAGCTCCAAGATGCGAAACTCCCTCAACGGCGCGTTccaagaagcaaaagtcaTCACCGCCAAGGTCAAATGGCTCAAGTCTCCCAAGCAGGACGGCGATAACGAGACCGGTGATCTACACGGACCCACCGAAACCAGATGGATCCATTGCACGCCGCTGATGCATCATACT GGCGCCGTCGGATTATGGATGATCGTCGTCGTCATGCCGAGCGAGAAAGACGAGGACCACCACCACAACCTCAATTCAAAGGCGAGTAGAGGCCTCAACCATCAGACGTCGTATCAGAGTGAGTCGCAGTCGCAGTCGCAGTCTGGACAGGTACGGCAGGATAGAGTGCCGAGTCGAATGGTGTCGTACCAGAGCGAGGGCAGCTCGAGCCGGCGAGATGGGATGAAAATGAGATAG